A region of Microbacterium suwonense DNA encodes the following proteins:
- a CDS encoding branched-chain amino acid aminotransferase: MTDTTTSARTGELTFTVTKNLAAKNPAQREEILQKPGFGVHFTDHMVDICWSENGGWHRPRVQPYGPITLDPAAAVLHYGQEIFEGIKAYRHADGSVHTFRPDRNAARLQRSARRLALPELPTEYFLQSLRELIALDGDWVPSGEDQSLYLRPFMFAKEAFLGVRPAKKVAYYLIASPAGAYFSGGVKPVRIWLSENYARAGKGGTGAAKTGGNYASSLLPQAEAYDKGCDQVVFLDQHRNVEELGGMNVVFVFKDGRVVTPASESILEGITRDSLLQLAEDRGLTVERRPVSLDEWRQGVASGDIVEVFACGTAAVVTPIGALVGEGFEDEQPIGELALSLREELTDIQYGRREDKHGWLLRLS; the protein is encoded by the coding sequence CCGGCTTCGGCGTGCACTTCACCGACCACATGGTCGACATCTGCTGGTCGGAGAACGGCGGATGGCACCGTCCGCGCGTGCAGCCCTACGGCCCGATCACGCTCGACCCGGCCGCCGCGGTGCTGCACTATGGGCAGGAGATCTTCGAGGGCATCAAGGCGTACCGGCACGCCGACGGCTCGGTGCACACCTTCCGTCCTGATCGCAATGCCGCTCGGCTGCAGCGCAGCGCACGTCGGCTGGCGCTGCCCGAGCTGCCGACGGAGTACTTCCTCCAGTCGCTGCGGGAGCTGATCGCGCTCGACGGCGACTGGGTGCCCTCGGGAGAGGACCAGAGCCTCTACCTGCGGCCCTTCATGTTCGCCAAGGAGGCCTTCCTGGGGGTGCGCCCGGCGAAGAAGGTGGCCTACTACCTGATCGCCAGTCCCGCCGGCGCGTACTTCTCGGGCGGAGTGAAGCCCGTGCGCATCTGGCTCAGCGAGAACTACGCCCGCGCAGGCAAGGGCGGCACGGGTGCGGCCAAGACCGGCGGCAACTACGCATCCAGCCTGCTGCCGCAGGCCGAGGCGTATGACAAGGGCTGCGACCAGGTGGTCTTCCTCGATCAGCACCGCAACGTCGAGGAGCTCGGCGGAATGAACGTCGTGTTCGTCTTCAAGGACGGCCGCGTCGTCACCCCGGCATCCGAGTCCATCCTCGAGGGCATCACGCGCGACTCCCTGCTGCAGCTGGCCGAGGACCGTGGGCTCACCGTCGAGCGTCGCCCGGTCTCGCTCGACGAGTGGCGACAGGGCGTGGCATCCGGTGACATCGTCGAGGTGTTCGCCTGCGGAACCGCCGCCGTGGTCACCCCCATCGGCGCGCTGGTCGGCGAGGGCTTCGAGGACGAGCAGCCCATCGGCGAGCTGGCGCTGTCGCTGCGCGAGGAGCTCACCGACATCCAGTACGGCCGCCGCGAAGACAAGCACGGCTGGCTGCTGCGCCTGTCCTGA
- the msrA gene encoding peptide-methionine (S)-S-oxide reductase MsrA: MTSGTSDTGAITRQPGTETAVLAGGCFWGMEDLIRRRPGVLGTRVGYTGGENDHATYRNHPGHAEAIEIVYDPSKTSYRDILAFFFQIHDPSTLNRQGNDLGTSYRSAIFPLDAEQERIARDTIADVDASGLWPGPVVTTIEQPGPFWEAEPEHQDYLVRYPDGYTCHFPRAGWVLPRRDAATTA; this comes from the coding sequence ATGACCAGCGGCACCAGCGACACCGGAGCGATCACCCGCCAGCCGGGCACCGAGACGGCCGTGCTCGCGGGCGGCTGCTTCTGGGGCATGGAGGATCTGATCCGCCGCCGACCCGGCGTTCTCGGAACCCGTGTCGGCTACACCGGCGGCGAGAACGACCACGCCACCTACCGGAACCACCCCGGCCATGCCGAGGCCATCGAGATCGTCTACGACCCGTCGAAGACGAGCTACCGTGACATCCTCGCGTTCTTCTTCCAGATCCACGACCCCTCCACGCTGAACCGCCAGGGCAACGACCTCGGCACCAGCTACCGCTCGGCGATCTTCCCGCTCGATGCGGAGCAGGAGCGGATCGCGCGCGACACGATCGCCGATGTCGACGCGTCCGGGCTGTGGCCAGGGCCCGTCGTGACGACCATCGAGCAGCCCGGGCCGTTCTGGGAGGCCGAGCCCGAGCACCAGGACTACCTGGTGCGCTATCCCGACGGCTACACCTGCCACTTCCCGCGCGCAGGCTGGGTGCTGCCGCGCCGAGACGCGGCGACCACCGCCTGA
- a CDS encoding Lrp/AsnC family transcriptional regulator produces MDELDLRIIAALSAQPDAPVKQLASALGIPASTCSFRLRSLRSRGVIAGLRVVIEPAALGASVQAMIRVRLANHSKSGVDALFDALVATPGVLQVFHIAGVDDFLLHVAVSDASALRDIVLDHITVHDVVRATETQLVFERREGAGVLPAVAG; encoded by the coding sequence GTGGACGAGCTCGACCTTCGGATCATCGCGGCACTCTCGGCGCAGCCGGATGCACCGGTCAAGCAGCTCGCCTCGGCGCTCGGCATCCCGGCATCCACCTGCTCATTCCGGCTGCGCTCGCTGCGGTCGCGCGGGGTGATCGCGGGCCTGCGCGTGGTGATCGAGCCGGCGGCGCTCGGCGCCAGCGTTCAGGCGATGATCCGCGTACGCCTCGCCAACCACAGCAAGAGCGGCGTCGACGCCCTCTTCGACGCACTCGTCGCGACGCCCGGAGTACTGCAGGTGTTTCACATCGCCGGCGTCGACGATTTCCTGCTGCATGTGGCCGTGTCGGATGCCAGCGCTCTGCGCGACATCGTGCTGGACCACATCACCGTACACGATGTGGTGCGCGCCACCGAGACGCAGCTGGTCTTCGAACGGCGCGAGGGCGCGGGCGTGCTGCCGGCGGTCGCCGGCTAA
- a CDS encoding carboxymuconolactone decarboxylase family protein, with translation MRPYLDKSAPEVWKAITSYSAVVAKRAQSSGLSTEESELIKVRASQLNACAFCLDLHSREARESGIPQQKLDLIAAWRETSLYSERETAVLAIAEAVTRMPLSEESKADLAGARAVLGDEAFAAAEWVALTINAFNRISILSEHPVRPRGIDGEPLA, from the coding sequence ATGCGCCCGTACCTGGACAAGTCCGCGCCAGAGGTCTGGAAGGCGATCACCTCCTACTCCGCGGTCGTCGCCAAGCGGGCGCAGAGCAGCGGACTCTCGACCGAGGAGAGCGAGCTGATCAAGGTGCGTGCCTCGCAGTTGAACGCCTGCGCGTTCTGCCTGGATCTGCACTCCCGGGAGGCCAGGGAATCCGGCATCCCGCAGCAGAAGCTCGATCTGATCGCCGCCTGGCGTGAGACGTCGCTGTACAGCGAGCGTGAGACGGCGGTGCTGGCCATCGCCGAGGCGGTCACCCGGATGCCGTTGAGCGAGGAGTCCAAGGCCGATCTGGCGGGCGCTCGCGCGGTGCTCGGCGATGAGGCGTTCGCCGCCGCGGAGTGGGTCGCGCTGACCATCAACGCCTTCAACAGGATCTCGATCCTCAGCGAGCATCCGGTGCGCCCGCGCGGCATCGACGGCGAGCCGCTCGCCTGA
- a CDS encoding helix-turn-helix domain-containing protein, with product MNLSDLEAHARIEVAPAFLTQAEVAVLLGVPERTLEGGRLTKSGPPWLKLGRHIRYDRDDVLVWEREQRHV from the coding sequence ATGAACCTGTCTGACTTGGAAGCTCATGCACGCATCGAGGTCGCGCCCGCGTTCCTGACCCAGGCCGAGGTCGCCGTGCTCCTGGGCGTGCCCGAGCGCACGCTCGAAGGCGGGCGACTCACGAAGTCCGGGCCGCCGTGGCTGAAGCTCGGCCGGCACATCAGGTACGACCGCGACGACGTGCTCGTCTGGGAGCGAGAGCAGCGTCATGTCTAG
- the gltX gene encoding glutamate--tRNA ligase encodes MATVHPLTTTATGSDIRVRFCPSPTGLPHVGMVRTALFNWAYARHNGGKLIFRIEDTDAARDSEESFRQLVDALTWMKIDWDEGVEVGGPHAPYRQSLRHDIYREVIEKLKASGAVYESFSTGEEIDARNEANGRAKQLGYDNYDRDLTDEQKAAFRAEGRQPALRLRVPDEDLTFEDLIRGEVTFPAGSFPDFVVVRPNGQPLYTFVNPVDDALMGITHVLRGEDIMPSTARQLVLYDALIQAGVASFVPRFAHMPLVLGETGNKKLSKRDPQADLFLHRERGFIHEGLLNYLALLGWSIAPDRDVFSLEEFIEAFDIADVNPNPARFDQKKAESINGDHIRQLDGKDFAERMLPYLADAGVFGSAEPTHEQIVLAFRAAPLVQERMQLLGEAPGLLGFLFTDEIEYQADALKGMPANAAEVLTACAAALEPVEDFTPDAVQAALSASLVDDLGLKPRVAYGPPRVALTGRRVSPPLFESMELLGKDETLRRLRALADRLS; translated from the coding sequence ATGGCTACTGTGCATCCCCTCACCACCACCGCCACCGGGTCAGACATCCGCGTGCGCTTCTGCCCCTCGCCGACCGGCCTGCCTCACGTCGGTATGGTGCGCACGGCGCTGTTCAACTGGGCGTATGCGCGGCACAACGGCGGAAAGCTGATCTTCCGCATCGAGGACACGGATGCTGCGCGTGACAGCGAGGAGAGCTTCCGGCAGCTGGTAGACGCTCTCACCTGGATGAAGATCGACTGGGACGAGGGCGTCGAGGTCGGCGGCCCGCACGCGCCATACCGTCAGTCGCTGCGGCACGACATCTACCGCGAGGTGATCGAGAAGCTGAAGGCGTCCGGCGCCGTGTACGAGAGCTTCTCCACCGGCGAGGAGATCGACGCGCGCAACGAGGCGAACGGACGAGCGAAGCAGCTCGGCTATGACAACTACGACCGCGATCTGACCGATGAGCAGAAGGCGGCGTTCCGCGCAGAGGGGCGCCAGCCCGCATTGCGTCTGCGCGTGCCGGACGAGGATCTCACCTTCGAGGACCTGATCCGCGGTGAGGTGACCTTCCCTGCCGGGTCGTTCCCTGACTTCGTGGTGGTGCGTCCGAACGGGCAGCCGCTGTACACCTTCGTGAACCCGGTCGACGATGCGCTGATGGGCATCACGCACGTGCTGCGCGGCGAGGACATCATGCCGTCCACGGCCCGCCAGCTGGTGCTGTACGACGCGCTGATCCAGGCCGGCGTCGCCTCTTTCGTGCCGCGCTTCGCGCACATGCCGCTGGTGCTGGGCGAGACCGGCAACAAGAAGCTCTCCAAGCGCGACCCGCAGGCTGACCTGTTCCTGCACCGGGAGCGCGGCTTCATCCACGAGGGTCTGCTGAACTATCTGGCGCTGTTGGGCTGGTCGATCGCGCCGGACCGCGACGTGTTCTCGCTGGAGGAGTTCATCGAGGCGTTCGACATCGCCGACGTCAACCCGAACCCGGCCCGCTTCGACCAGAAGAAGGCCGAGTCGATCAACGGCGACCACATCCGTCAGCTGGACGGCAAGGACTTCGCCGAGCGGATGCTGCCGTACCTGGCCGATGCGGGCGTGTTCGGATCGGCCGAACCCACGCACGAGCAGATCGTGCTGGCGTTCCGCGCGGCACCGCTGGTGCAGGAGCGGATGCAGCTGCTGGGGGAGGCACCCGGACTGCTCGGCTTCCTGTTCACCGACGAGATCGAATACCAGGCGGATGCGCTGAAGGGTATGCCGGCGAACGCTGCCGAGGTGCTCACCGCATGCGCGGCGGCGCTGGAGCCTGTGGAGGACTTCACCCCGGATGCTGTGCAGGCCGCGCTCTCAGCATCCCTGGTCGACGACCTCGGACTCAAGCCGCGCGTCGCCTACGGTCCGCCGCGCGTCGCGCTCACCGGGCGCCGCGTCTCGCCGCCCCTGTTCGAGTCGATGGAGCTGCTGGGCAAGGACGAGACGCTGCGCCGCCTGCGGGCGCTGGCCGACAGGCTCTCTTAG
- a CDS encoding plasmid pRiA4b ORF-3 family protein, producing the protein MTSEKFEALDLQKLIASLRPDADHLDDLWRRPEPQLLPVPTTVRWFRIRIDLQRTKPPVWRRIEVPGDILLPRLHEVIQAAMGWTDSHLHRFRTSNDRNPPEFLTQFDLDEGDEGMLEDDVRLDQVIAEEGDRLWYDYDFGDDWKHVLRVEKVLDSPPPTPVCVGGKLACPPEDCGGVWGYSELADWVRSGYDDALRPEVFDSTAEGRAWLPDGWHPDVFDIDETNELITIVTAEPIPVVEELESLLELARNRGTHGLRNALAHPATSGVTDVSTGDAADVTEPFRVLLDVVGDGMALTTAGYLKPAAVEQIAHRTGITDWWIGKANREDLTWPVWELRATARALGLVSVRTGRIAPTQAIAKRRDDPQAILRHIIGRLPLGTTPAERHAGWMALAVVASETPAELWESRISELLLELGWRDREDPYRAPSPESPTLDILHLLAGAMRANWRPKGVNTAVSAITRAAIRA; encoded by the coding sequence ATGACATCCGAGAAGTTCGAGGCACTCGATCTACAGAAGCTCATCGCCTCACTGAGGCCCGACGCTGATCACCTGGACGATCTCTGGCGTCGCCCCGAGCCGCAGCTCCTCCCCGTCCCGACTACGGTGCGGTGGTTCCGCATCCGCATCGACCTGCAGCGCACGAAGCCGCCGGTGTGGCGGCGCATCGAGGTTCCCGGCGACATCCTCCTCCCGCGGTTGCACGAGGTGATCCAGGCGGCGATGGGATGGACCGACAGCCACCTGCACCGCTTCCGCACGAGCAATGACCGGAACCCTCCCGAGTTCCTCACGCAGTTCGACCTCGACGAGGGCGACGAGGGGATGCTTGAAGACGATGTGCGTCTCGATCAGGTCATCGCTGAGGAGGGTGATCGGCTCTGGTACGACTACGACTTCGGAGATGACTGGAAGCACGTCCTGCGCGTCGAGAAGGTGCTCGACAGCCCTCCCCCGACTCCGGTGTGCGTCGGCGGGAAGCTCGCCTGCCCGCCAGAGGACTGCGGCGGCGTCTGGGGCTACAGTGAACTCGCGGACTGGGTGCGCAGCGGCTACGACGACGCACTCAGACCCGAGGTGTTCGACAGCACTGCGGAAGGGCGCGCCTGGCTGCCCGACGGCTGGCATCCCGACGTGTTCGACATCGACGAGACGAACGAGCTCATCACCATAGTGACCGCGGAGCCGATCCCAGTCGTCGAGGAACTCGAGTCGCTGCTCGAACTGGCACGCAATCGCGGCACACACGGCCTGCGCAACGCGCTCGCGCATCCGGCCACGTCCGGTGTAACCGACGTGAGCACCGGCGATGCCGCTGACGTCACCGAGCCGTTCCGTGTGCTCCTCGACGTCGTTGGGGACGGCATGGCGCTCACCACCGCCGGGTATCTGAAGCCCGCCGCGGTCGAGCAGATCGCGCACCGCACGGGCATCACTGACTGGTGGATCGGCAAGGCCAACCGCGAAGACCTCACCTGGCCCGTCTGGGAGCTGCGCGCCACGGCGCGAGCACTGGGACTGGTGTCGGTGCGCACAGGCCGCATCGCTCCGACTCAGGCCATCGCCAAACGTAGAGATGACCCGCAGGCGATCCTGCGACACATCATCGGCCGACTCCCGCTCGGAACAACCCCCGCAGAGCGGCACGCCGGATGGATGGCACTCGCCGTCGTCGCGAGCGAGACGCCCGCTGAACTGTGGGAGTCGCGCATCAGTGAACTCCTGCTCGAGCTCGGCTGGCGCGACCGCGAGGACCCCTACCGCGCCCCCTCACCCGAGAGTCCCACGCTCGACATACTTCACCTGCTCGCGGGGGCGATGCGCGCAAACTGGCGGCCCAAGGGGGTGAACACGGCTGTCTCAGCCATCACCCGGGCCGCCATACGGGCTTGA
- a CDS encoding fumarylacetoacetate hydrolase family protein, which yields MKIARFSHSDGIRYGIVDESDLVVLDGDPMFAGFEPTGERVPLADAALLAPVIPRSKVVCVGRNYHEHAAEFGNVAPEEPLLFLKPNTSVIGPGDAIVRPAVSERTEFEGELVVVIGRIAKNVVAADALDYVFGYTVGNDFTARDIQRKDGQWTRGKGFDTFCPLGPVIETEFDAASARIETRVNGDVRQQAPLTDMIHSVADIIAYASAAFTLLPGDVIMTGTPAGVGPVVAGDTIEVEVTGIGTLRNPVRDAAPST from the coding sequence GTGAAGATCGCACGATTCAGCCACAGCGACGGCATCCGATACGGCATCGTCGACGAGAGCGATCTCGTCGTGCTCGACGGCGATCCGATGTTCGCAGGATTCGAGCCGACGGGGGAGCGGGTGCCTCTCGCGGATGCCGCTCTGCTGGCGCCGGTGATCCCGCGCTCGAAGGTGGTGTGTGTCGGGCGCAACTATCACGAGCACGCGGCGGAGTTCGGCAACGTCGCCCCCGAGGAGCCGCTGCTGTTCCTCAAGCCCAACACCTCGGTGATCGGCCCGGGTGATGCGATCGTGCGTCCGGCGGTCTCGGAGCGCACGGAGTTCGAGGGCGAACTGGTCGTGGTGATCGGGCGCATCGCCAAGAACGTGGTGGCGGCGGATGCCCTGGACTACGTCTTCGGCTACACCGTCGGGAACGACTTCACCGCCCGCGACATCCAGCGCAAGGACGGGCAGTGGACCCGCGGCAAGGGGTTCGACACCTTCTGCCCGCTCGGGCCGGTGATCGAGACCGAGTTCGATGCCGCATCCGCCCGCATTGAGACGCGGGTGAACGGAGACGTGCGGCAGCAGGCGCCGCTGACCGACATGATCCATTCCGTCGCCGACATCATCGCCTACGCCTCGGCGGCATTCACGCTGCTGCCGGGAGACGTCATCATGACCGGCACGCCCGCAGGGGTCGGACCCGTCGTGGCCGGCGACACCATCGAGGTCGAGGTGACCGGCATCGGCACGCTGCGCAACCCGGTGCGCGACGCGGCTCCGAGCACCTGA
- a CDS encoding lipocalin family protein produces the protein MTDEVRSVPALELGRYLGLWFEVGRLPLRFEDDGARDVTAEYSLEDGGVVRVDNRCLDDQGEPTQALGEAIPDEEHPGRLRVTFLPEALRWIPFTKADYWVLRIDEAYEHALVGTPDHKHLWLLSRTPQISDAVEETYLETARDQGYDLESWIRPAQSGQVVQV, from the coding sequence ATGACGGATGAGGTGCGTTCGGTGCCGGCGCTGGAGCTGGGGCGATACCTGGGACTGTGGTTCGAGGTCGGCAGGCTTCCGCTGAGGTTCGAAGACGACGGTGCGCGGGATGTCACCGCCGAGTACTCCCTGGAGGACGGGGGAGTGGTGCGCGTCGACAACCGATGCCTGGACGATCAGGGCGAGCCCACCCAGGCGCTCGGCGAGGCGATTCCCGACGAGGAGCACCCGGGGCGGCTGCGCGTGACCTTCCTGCCGGAGGCGCTGCGCTGGATTCCGTTCACGAAGGCGGACTACTGGGTGCTGCGCATCGACGAGGCCTATGAGCATGCGCTCGTGGGCACGCCCGACCACAAGCATCTCTGGCTGCTCTCGCGCACGCCACAGATCTCGGATGCCGTGGAGGAGACCTACCTCGAGACCGCGCGCGACCAGGGGTACGACCTCGAGTCATGGATCCGGCCCGCGCAGTCGGGGCAGGTGGTGCAGGTCTGA
- the pepN gene encoding aminopeptidase N yields the protein MSSANVTANLTREETAERASHITVHDIRVELDLSGAPERARTGFPTVTTLRFDASADATWIDFIGESVTRVTVDDREREVRYDGARILVDGLSAHNVVRVEAVAAYSRSGEGMHRFHDPVDGETYLYTQYEPADARRVMACFEQPDMKASYTFDITAPAGWHVLSNQSPARVREGIGVQRVEFAPTLPISSYITSVAAGPYARIDGEWSRGDQRIDLGVLCRASLAEHLEADEIIEVTRQGLDFFSDAFAYPYPWGKYDQIFVPEYNLGAMENPGLVTFTEAYINRGAATDAQRGGRANTILHEMAHMWFGDLVTMRWWDDLWLKESFADYMGTHASAAATRFTDAWARFANSRKTWAYRQDQLPTTHPIVADIPDLEAAKLNFDGITYAKGAAVLKQLVAFVGEDAFFEGARRYFAAHAFGNTTLEDLLDELEEVSGQDLRTWARLWLQTSGVATLWLETDAEGRRVLVQDGGAAGPRPHRLRIGLYDLQDGRLALRERIELGIEQDRTEVQVPDADLVLLNDDDLTYAKVRLDERSLATVEQSLSALEDDLARGLVWSSLWNATRDGELGAERYLDIVRLHGPAESNVALLTAVLLNAAFAVRHYVADDARDGQSRAWVDTTWAALQSADAGGDAQLAWARAFAAAAGYGGGHEDHLRGILDGDAPRGLPVDADLRWLMLTSLATTGNATVEEITAERAQDDTATGRTAEIRALASRPDAQTRADAWHAAWNDLTLTNDHLDATIGGFRAGGRRDLIASFDAEYFERIRDVWSTRSIELAQRLVVGLFPATPDTSLVDAWLEQNTDAPGALRRLLIESRDDLARDLRVRAAQG from the coding sequence ATGAGTTCCGCCAACGTGACCGCCAACCTGACCCGTGAGGAGACCGCCGAACGGGCATCGCACATCACTGTGCACGACATCCGTGTCGAGCTGGATCTCAGCGGCGCTCCCGAGCGGGCGCGCACCGGATTCCCCACGGTCACCACGCTGAGGTTCGACGCCTCGGCGGATGCGACCTGGATCGACTTCATCGGCGAGTCCGTGACGCGCGTGACCGTCGACGACCGTGAGCGCGAGGTGCGCTACGACGGCGCGCGGATCCTGGTCGATGGTCTCAGCGCGCACAATGTTGTGCGCGTGGAGGCCGTCGCCGCATACAGCCGCTCGGGTGAGGGCATGCACCGCTTCCACGACCCGGTCGACGGCGAGACCTACCTGTACACGCAGTACGAGCCGGCCGACGCGCGCCGCGTGATGGCCTGCTTCGAGCAGCCCGATATGAAGGCCTCCTACACCTTCGACATCACCGCTCCCGCCGGCTGGCACGTACTCTCCAACCAGTCGCCGGCGCGGGTGCGCGAGGGCATCGGCGTGCAGCGCGTCGAGTTCGCGCCCACCCTGCCGATCTCCAGCTACATCACGTCGGTTGCTGCAGGCCCCTACGCGCGCATCGACGGAGAGTGGTCGCGCGGCGATCAGCGCATCGACCTCGGCGTGCTGTGCCGTGCATCGCTGGCCGAGCACCTGGAGGCCGACGAGATCATCGAGGTCACCAGGCAGGGGCTCGACTTCTTCAGCGATGCCTTCGCGTACCCGTACCCGTGGGGCAAGTACGATCAGATCTTCGTGCCCGAGTACAACCTCGGAGCCATGGAGAATCCGGGGCTGGTCACGTTCACCGAGGCCTACATCAACCGCGGGGCCGCCACCGACGCGCAGCGTGGCGGACGGGCGAACACGATCCTGCACGAGATGGCGCACATGTGGTTCGGTGATCTGGTCACGATGCGCTGGTGGGACGACCTGTGGCTCAAGGAGTCGTTCGCCGACTACATGGGAACGCACGCGTCCGCGGCGGCCACGCGGTTCACCGACGCCTGGGCGCGCTTCGCGAACAGCCGCAAGACCTGGGCGTACCGGCAGGACCAGCTGCCCACCACGCATCCGATCGTCGCCGACATCCCCGACCTCGAAGCAGCCAAGTTGAACTTCGACGGGATCACCTATGCCAAGGGCGCCGCCGTGCTCAAGCAGCTGGTGGCGTTCGTCGGCGAGGACGCGTTCTTCGAGGGCGCCCGACGCTACTTCGCCGCCCACGCGTTCGGAAACACCACACTGGAGGATTTGCTCGACGAGCTCGAAGAGGTCTCCGGTCAGGATCTGAGAACCTGGGCGCGACTGTGGCTGCAGACCAGCGGGGTCGCGACGCTCTGGCTGGAGACGGATGCCGAGGGCCGCCGGGTGCTCGTGCAGGACGGTGGTGCGGCAGGTCCCCGCCCGCACCGACTGCGCATCGGTCTGTACGACCTTCAGGATGGCCGCCTCGCGCTGCGCGAGCGCATCGAGCTCGGTATCGAGCAGGATCGCACCGAGGTTCAGGTGCCGGATGCCGACCTTGTGCTGCTGAACGACGACGACCTGACCTACGCCAAGGTGCGGCTCGATGAGAGGTCGCTCGCCACGGTGGAGCAATCCCTGTCGGCGCTCGAGGACGACCTCGCACGCGGTCTGGTGTGGTCGTCGCTGTGGAACGCCACCCGTGACGGCGAGCTGGGCGCGGAGCGCTACCTCGACATCGTCCGCCTTCATGGCCCGGCCGAATCGAACGTCGCCCTGCTCACCGCGGTGCTGTTGAACGCCGCCTTCGCGGTGCGCCACTACGTCGCCGACGATGCTCGCGACGGTCAGAGCCGGGCCTGGGTGGACACGACCTGGGCAGCGCTGCAGTCAGCGGATGCCGGGGGAGACGCGCAGCTGGCCTGGGCGCGCGCCTTCGCCGCCGCAGCCGGGTACGGCGGTGGCCACGAAGATCACCTGCGCGGCATCCTGGATGGCGACGCGCCCCGCGGTCTGCCGGTGGATGCCGATCTGCGATGGCTGATGCTGACCTCTCTGGCGACCACCGGGAACGCCACCGTCGAGGAGATCACCGCCGAACGCGCTCAGGACGACACCGCCACCGGACGGACCGCAGAGATCCGCGCACTCGCCTCTAGACCGGATGCCCAGACGCGCGCGGACGCCTGGCACGCGGCCTGGAACGATCTGACGCTCACCAACGACCACCTGGACGCCACCATCGGCGGCTTCCGGGCGGGTGGCCGGCGGGATCTGATCGCGTCTTTCGACGCCGAGTACTTCGAGCGCATCCGCGACGTCTGGTCGACGCGCAGTATCGAGCTCGCCCAGCGACTGGTCGTGGGGCTGTTTCCGGCCACGCCGGACACCTCGCTCGTCGACGCCTGGCTGGAGCAGAACACCGACGCGCCCGGCGCACTGCGGCGCCTGCTGATCGAGTCGAGAGACGATCTCGCGCGGGATCTGCGGGTGCGCGCGGCGCAGGGCTGA